From Streptomyces sp. NBC_00237, a single genomic window includes:
- a CDS encoding PLP-dependent cysteine synthase family protein yields the protein MRYDSPLAAVGNTPLVRLPRLSPSDDVRIWAKLEDRNPTGSIKDRPALHMVEQAEKDGRLTPGCTILEPTSGNTGISLAMAAKLKGYRIVCVMPENTSQERRDLLAMWGAEIIPSPAAGGSNTAVRLAKELAAEHPDWVMLYQYGNPDNAGAHYATTGPEILTDLPSITHFVAGLGTTGTLMGVGRYLRENKPDIKIVAAEPRYDDLVYGLRNLDEGFVPELYEASVLTTRFSVGSVDAVTRTRELLQQEGIFAGVSTGAALHAAIGVGKKAVTAGEPADIVFVVADGGWKYLSTGVYTAPTTEAAIQALHGQLWA from the coding sequence ATGCGGTACGACTCCCCGCTCGCCGCGGTCGGCAACACCCCGCTGGTCCGCCTGCCGCGCCTCTCGCCCTCCGACGACGTCCGTATCTGGGCCAAGCTGGAGGACCGCAACCCGACCGGCTCGATCAAGGACCGCCCCGCGCTCCACATGGTCGAGCAGGCCGAGAAGGACGGGCGGCTGACCCCCGGCTGCACCATCCTGGAGCCCACCAGCGGCAACACCGGCATCTCCCTGGCGATGGCCGCCAAGCTCAAGGGCTACCGCATCGTCTGCGTCATGCCCGAGAACACCTCGCAGGAGCGCCGCGACCTGCTCGCCATGTGGGGCGCGGAGATCATCCCCTCCCCGGCGGCCGGCGGCTCCAACACGGCGGTACGCCTCGCCAAGGAGCTCGCCGCGGAGCACCCGGACTGGGTGATGCTCTACCAGTACGGCAACCCCGACAACGCGGGCGCGCACTACGCGACGACCGGCCCGGAGATCCTCACGGACCTTCCGTCGATCACCCACTTCGTCGCGGGCCTCGGTACCACCGGCACCCTCATGGGCGTCGGCCGCTACCTCCGCGAGAACAAGCCGGACATCAAGATCGTCGCCGCCGAGCCGCGCTACGACGACCTCGTGTACGGCCTGCGCAACCTCGACGAGGGCTTCGTCCCCGAGCTGTACGAAGCCTCCGTCCTCACCACCCGCTTCTCCGTCGGATCGGTGGACGCGGTCACCCGCACCCGCGAACTCCTCCAGCAGGAGGGCATCTTCGCGGGCGTCTCCACGGGCGCGGCCCTGCACGCCGCGATCGGCGTGGGCAAGAAGGCCGTCACGGCGGGGGAGCCCGCCGACATCGTCTTCGTCGTCGCCGACGGCGGCTGGAAGTACCTGTCGACGGGCGTCTACACCGCCCCGACGACGGAGGCCGCCATCCAGGCCCTGCACGGCCAGCTCTGGGCCTGA
- a CDS encoding ABC transporter ATP-binding protein — protein MSHLRTEGLSYGIDGRHLVDSVDLEARPGETVGLVGPNGSGKTTLLRCVYGTLVPSHGRALLDGEDLHAMGAKKRAQRLATVPQDGQAVFELTVREVVAMGRSPHKKFWEADTVADQKHVSEALERVGIGALADRAFPSLSGGERQRALVARALVQEPALVVLDEPTNHLDIRYQLEVLSLVRDLGTTNLLALHDLNLAAYYCDRLYVLDAGRIVADGTPAEVLTPDLLKRVYGVNAEVSVHPTTGAPTVVYLPPST, from the coding sequence ATGAGCCATCTCCGTACCGAAGGACTGTCGTACGGGATCGACGGGCGGCATCTCGTCGACTCCGTCGACCTCGAAGCGAGGCCGGGGGAGACCGTCGGTCTCGTCGGACCCAACGGGAGTGGGAAGACCACCCTCCTGCGGTGTGTGTACGGGACGCTCGTCCCCAGCCACGGCCGTGCCCTCCTCGACGGCGAGGACCTGCACGCCATGGGGGCCAAGAAGCGCGCCCAGCGGCTCGCGACCGTACCGCAGGACGGGCAGGCGGTCTTCGAGCTGACCGTCCGCGAGGTCGTCGCGATGGGCCGCTCCCCGCACAAGAAGTTCTGGGAGGCCGACACCGTCGCCGACCAGAAGCACGTGAGCGAGGCACTGGAGCGGGTCGGGATAGGCGCTCTCGCCGACCGCGCCTTTCCCTCCCTGTCCGGCGGTGAGCGTCAACGGGCCCTCGTGGCAAGGGCGTTGGTGCAGGAGCCCGCCCTCGTCGTCCTCGACGAGCCGACCAACCACCTCGACATCCGCTACCAGCTCGAAGTGCTCAGCCTGGTGCGCGACCTGGGGACGACGAACCTCCTCGCCCTGCACGACCTCAACCTCGCCGCCTACTACTGCGACCGCCTCTACGTCCTGGACGCCGGACGCATCGTCGCCGACGGCACTCCCGCAGAGGTCCTCACGCCCGACCTCCTCAAGCGGGTCTACGGCGTGAACGCCGAGGTCAGCGTGCATCCGACCACCGGCGCACCCACCGTGGTCTACCTCCCGCCGTCCACCTGA
- a CDS encoding type II toxin-antitoxin system PemK/MazF family toxin, whose protein sequence is MDTSWWLALLGVVVLALIAALTDGWGRGQRARRRPGGRTRPPGRPTGPRPRPGKLPKRLPRPGEIWWAEVPYEDGPGSKDRPCLVLNVRGEQALVAKITSKWHHDRSGVIALPPGSVGDAQGRPSFLETDELRDVELWDFRRRVGVADPTVWDQVRHLAT, encoded by the coding sequence ATGGATACCTCGTGGTGGCTGGCGCTGCTCGGCGTGGTGGTGCTGGCACTCATCGCTGCGCTCACCGACGGGTGGGGACGCGGGCAGCGGGCCAGGAGGCGGCCCGGCGGCCGGACCAGGCCCCCGGGACGGCCGACCGGCCCCCGGCCCCGGCCGGGCAAGCTGCCCAAGCGGCTCCCCCGGCCCGGCGAGATCTGGTGGGCCGAGGTTCCGTACGAGGACGGCCCGGGGTCGAAGGACCGCCCGTGCCTGGTCCTGAACGTCCGAGGCGAACAGGCCCTCGTCGCGAAGATCACCAGTAAGTGGCACCACGACCGCTCGGGCGTGATCGCCCTGCCGCCGGGCTCGGTGGGCGACGCCCAGGGGCGGCCCAGCTTCCTGGAGACGGACGAGCTGCGCGACGTGGAGCTGTGGGACTTCCGCCGCCGCGTCGGCGTCGCGGACCCCACGGTGTGGGACCAGGTCCGGCACCTGGCGACCTAG
- a CDS encoding MBL fold metallo-hydrolase: MKLTVVGCSGSFPSTESACSSYLVEADGFRLLLDMGNGALGELQRHIGLYDLDAIFLSHLHADHCIDMTAYFVTRYYRHDGGMAPAIPVYAPEGADERLTTAHGATPTPDSMSRVFDFHTLKPGSFDIGPFAVRTEKVRHPVETYGIRLEHGGRTLTYSGDTGPCEALHELAEGADLFLCEASFLHGKEDIPDLHLNGREAGEHAARADVGRLVLTHIPPWTDADRNLADARAAYRGPADVARRGAVYEV; the protein is encoded by the coding sequence ATGAAGCTCACCGTCGTCGGCTGCTCGGGGTCGTTCCCCTCCACGGAATCGGCCTGTTCGAGCTACCTCGTCGAGGCCGACGGCTTCCGGCTGCTGCTCGACATGGGCAACGGTGCCCTCGGCGAGCTCCAGCGCCACATCGGTCTGTACGACCTGGACGCGATTTTCCTCAGCCACCTCCACGCCGACCACTGCATCGACATGACGGCGTACTTCGTCACCCGCTACTACCGCCACGACGGCGGCATGGCCCCCGCCATCCCCGTCTACGCCCCCGAGGGCGCCGACGAGCGCCTCACCACGGCCCACGGCGCTACCCCCACCCCGGACTCCATGAGCAGGGTCTTCGACTTCCACACCCTCAAGCCGGGCAGCTTCGACATCGGCCCGTTCGCCGTCCGCACGGAGAAGGTCCGCCACCCCGTCGAGACGTACGGCATCCGGCTGGAGCACGGCGGCCGGACCCTCACGTACTCCGGGGACACCGGCCCCTGCGAGGCCCTGCACGAACTGGCCGAGGGCGCCGATCTCTTCCTCTGCGAAGCATCGTTCCTCCACGGCAAGGAGGACATCCCGGACCTGCACCTCAACGGCCGCGAGGCCGGTGAGCACGCGGCCCGCGCGGACGTCGGCCGCCTCGTCCTCACCCACATCCCGCCGTGGACCGACGCCGACCGCAACCTCGCCGACGCCCGCGCCGCGTACCGGGGCCCGGCGGACGTGGCCCGCCGAGGCGCGGTCTACGAGGTCTAG
- a CDS encoding amino acid permease — protein sequence MTSVQVDKKHGDGSEAEGATEDNSGEGYQRGLGARQIQMIAIGGAIGTGLFLGAGKGISKAGPSLILAYAIAGLVIFFIMRALGELLMYRPVSGSFSEYAREFLGPFFGFVTGWTYWLFWVVTGIVEVTAASAYMQYWTKDASGWLDQPQWVFALIFTVILFGANLISVKLFGELEFWFSMVKVTAIIGMILICAGVVTLGFSDAGDTASVSLLWSEGGFFPNGVGSTLMTLQMVMFAFLAVELVGVTAGESKDPKTVLPKAINTVPWRIAVFYVGALIMILSVVPWTHFQPGISPFVAAFEKMGLGVGAAIVNFVVLTAALSSCNSGMYSTGRMLRDLALNGQAPKFFTKLTARGLPLAGTSFSAALMLVGVWINYQWPGEAFNYVVSFATISGMWAWIMILCSQIKYRRMSDAGLLPKSSFRAPGAPWTSWFALAFIFMVIVLMGIDEDARISLYGAPIWALLLGVSYLVMKARNPEKFAAGK from the coding sequence ATGACCTCAGTGCAGGTCGACAAGAAGCACGGCGACGGCAGTGAGGCCGAAGGCGCGACCGAGGACAACTCGGGCGAGGGCTACCAGCGAGGACTCGGCGCCCGCCAGATCCAGATGATCGCCATCGGCGGCGCCATCGGAACGGGCCTCTTCCTCGGCGCGGGCAAGGGCATCTCCAAGGCGGGACCCAGCCTGATCCTCGCGTACGCCATCGCGGGCCTGGTCATCTTCTTCATCATGCGGGCGCTCGGCGAGCTGCTCATGTACCGCCCGGTGTCCGGCTCCTTCTCGGAGTACGCCCGCGAGTTCCTCGGCCCCTTCTTCGGGTTCGTGACCGGCTGGACGTACTGGCTCTTCTGGGTCGTCACCGGGATCGTGGAAGTCACCGCCGCCTCCGCGTACATGCAGTACTGGACGAAGGACGCCTCCGGCTGGCTCGACCAGCCGCAGTGGGTCTTCGCGCTGATCTTCACGGTCATCCTCTTCGGCGCGAACCTGATCTCGGTCAAGCTCTTCGGCGAGCTGGAGTTCTGGTTCTCGATGGTCAAGGTGACGGCCATCATCGGCATGATCCTGATCTGCGCCGGAGTGGTGACGCTCGGCTTCTCCGACGCCGGGGACACCGCCTCCGTCTCCCTCCTCTGGTCCGAGGGCGGCTTCTTCCCCAACGGCGTCGGCTCCACCCTCATGACCCTCCAGATGGTCATGTTCGCGTTCCTCGCCGTCGAGCTGGTCGGCGTCACGGCGGGCGAGTCGAAGGACCCGAAGACCGTCCTGCCGAAGGCCATCAACACCGTCCCGTGGCGCATCGCCGTCTTCTACGTCGGCGCGCTGATCATGATCCTGTCGGTCGTCCCGTGGACGCACTTCCAGCCGGGCATCTCCCCGTTCGTCGCCGCCTTCGAGAAGATGGGCCTGGGTGTCGGCGCCGCGATCGTCAACTTCGTGGTCCTCACCGCCGCCCTCTCCTCCTGCAACTCCGGCATGTACTCCACCGGCCGGATGCTGCGCGACCTCGCCCTCAACGGCCAGGCCCCGAAGTTCTTCACCAAGCTGACGGCCCGCGGTCTGCCCCTCGCGGGCACGTCCTTCTCCGCCGCCCTGATGCTCGTCGGCGTGTGGATCAACTACCAGTGGCCGGGCGAGGCGTTCAACTACGTCGTCTCCTTCGCCACCATCTCCGGCATGTGGGCCTGGATCATGATCCTCTGCTCGCAGATCAAGTACCGCCGGATGTCCGACGCGGGCCTGCTGCCCAAGTCGTCCTTCCGGGCCCCGGGCGCCCCGTGGACCAGTTGGTTCGCGCTCGCCTTCATCTTCATGGTCATCGTGCTGATGGGCATCGACGAGGACGCCCGGATCTCGCTGTACGGCGCCCCGATCTGGGCCCTGCTCCTGGGCGTCTCCTACCTGGTCATGAAGGCCAGGAACCCGGAGAAGTTCGCCGCCGGGAAGTAG
- a CDS encoding M67 family metallopeptidase, which yields MLTISRTVFDQIVAHARADHPDEACGVVAGPEGTGRPERFIPMLNAARSPTFYEFDSGDLLKLYREMDDRDEEPVIVYHSHTATEAYPSRTDVTYANEPGAHYVLVSTADTDGLGDFQFRSYRIVDGVITEEEIELVG from the coding sequence ATGCTGACCATTTCCCGGACCGTTTTCGACCAGATCGTGGCCCACGCGCGGGCCGACCACCCCGACGAGGCGTGCGGCGTCGTCGCGGGCCCGGAGGGCACCGGGCGTCCCGAGCGCTTCATCCCCATGCTGAACGCGGCCCGTTCGCCCACGTTCTACGAGTTCGACTCGGGCGACCTGCTGAAGCTGTACCGGGAGATGGACGACCGGGACGAGGAGCCGGTGATCGTGTACCACTCGCACACGGCGACCGAGGCATATCCGTCCCGTACGGACGTGACGTACGCGAACGAGCCCGGCGCGCACTACGTCCTGGTCTCGACTGCCGACACCGACGGCCTGGGCGACTTCCAGTTCCGCTCGTACCGGATCGTGGACGGCGTGATCACGGAGGAAGAGATCGAGCTCGTCGGGTAG
- a CDS encoding MoaD/ThiS family protein: MAIEVRIPTILRTHTDGAKAVEGNGATLADLFADLETRHTGIQERIVEKDKGELRRFVNVYLNDEDVRFLDGISTKLADGDSVTILPAVAGGSR, translated from the coding sequence ATGGCCATCGAGGTCCGCATCCCCACCATCCTCCGCACCCACACCGACGGCGCGAAGGCCGTCGAGGGCAACGGGGCCACCCTCGCCGACCTCTTCGCCGACCTGGAGACCCGCCACACCGGCATCCAGGAGCGCATCGTCGAGAAGGACAAGGGCGAGCTGCGCCGCTTCGTCAACGTCTACCTCAACGACGAGGACGTCCGCTTCCTCGACGGCATCTCCACCAAGCTCGCCGACGGCGACAGCGTGACGATCCTGCCCGCCGTCGCGGGCGGCTCCCGCTGA
- a CDS encoding glycosyltransferase, translating to MSHLPRTTQQPSSTDATETTTEVDARISTASPVEHPLRDIFFVSNSVDELGGVTSWSHQMARLFSDLGHTVQVIGITPAPEGRQAALGDGLPYGTTSLYEAHPPKGQSLKGVSGRLNVAERRRQAARRAGMEEQAAKLTRMFRAARPGAVVIVTQVWAMEWVALADTKGLTVIGMSHESFKASRKTSRFQRIKRWYPEVDRLLVLTREDADLWICQQMNNVGFMPNPLPFFPDEPSRREAKTVVSIGRLSHEKGVDMLLDTWAQVAPGHPDWRLKIFGTGEDEAKLQQLAADLGITGSVDWMGRTDDVPQALRESSVFTLTSRDEGFPLAPMEAMASAVPCVAFDMAPGIREIITDGEDGYVVRPGNTAEFAARLDSLMSDRDLRDRMGTAGRESIQRFSTERITARWEDLFAFLER from the coding sequence ATGTCTCACCTGCCCCGCACCACGCAGCAGCCCTCCTCGACTGACGCGACCGAAACGACCACCGAGGTGGACGCCCGAATATCCACGGCGTCCCCGGTGGAGCACCCGCTCCGGGACATATTCTTCGTGTCCAACAGCGTGGACGAGCTCGGCGGCGTCACCAGCTGGTCGCACCAGATGGCCCGGCTGTTCAGCGACCTGGGCCACACCGTGCAGGTCATCGGCATCACCCCGGCCCCCGAGGGCAGGCAGGCCGCCCTGGGCGACGGTCTTCCGTACGGCACGACGTCGCTGTACGAGGCCCATCCGCCGAAGGGCCAGAGCCTCAAGGGCGTCTCGGGCCGCCTCAATGTCGCCGAGCGTCGCAGGCAGGCGGCGCGGCGGGCGGGCATGGAGGAGCAGGCCGCGAAGCTGACGCGGATGTTCCGGGCGGCGAGGCCCGGTGCCGTGGTGATCGTGACCCAGGTGTGGGCGATGGAGTGGGTGGCCCTCGCGGACACCAAGGGGCTCACCGTGATCGGCATGAGCCACGAGTCCTTCAAGGCGTCCCGCAAGACCTCCCGCTTCCAGCGGATCAAGCGCTGGTACCCGGAGGTGGACCGGCTGCTCGTCCTCACCCGGGAGGACGCGGACCTGTGGATCTGCCAGCAGATGAACAACGTGGGCTTCATGCCCAACCCGCTGCCCTTCTTCCCCGACGAGCCCTCGCGGCGCGAGGCCAAGACGGTCGTCAGCATCGGCCGCCTGTCGCACGAGAAGGGCGTCGACATGCTCCTCGACACGTGGGCGCAGGTGGCCCCCGGTCACCCGGACTGGCGGCTGAAGATCTTCGGTACGGGTGAGGACGAGGCCAAGCTCCAGCAGTTGGCGGCGGACCTGGGCATCACCGGGTCGGTGGACTGGATGGGCCGCACGGACGACGTTCCGCAGGCACTGCGCGAGAGTTCGGTCTTCACGCTGACGTCGCGGGACGAGGGATTCCCGCTGGCCCCCATGGAGGCGATGGCCAGTGCGGTGCCGTGTGTGGCCTTCGACATGGCCCCCGGCATCCGGGAGATCATCACGGACGGGGAGGACGGCTACGTCGTCCGGCCGGGCAACACCGCCGAATTCGCCGCCCGCCTGGACAGCCTGATGTCCGACAGGGACCTGCGGGACCGGATGGGCACGGCGGGCCGGGAGAGCATCCAGCGCTTCTCGACGGAGAGGATCACCGCCCGCTGGGAGGACCTCTTCGCCTTCCTGGAGCGGTAG
- a CDS encoding putative leader peptide, producing the protein MVAHDVTAKTTPSTVLLVARLHVDLCRLDSAICTTCPTKTA; encoded by the coding sequence ATGGTTGCCCACGACGTGACAGCGAAGACGACGCCGAGCACCGTGCTGCTCGTAGCGCGCCTGCACGTCGACCTGTGCAGGCTCGACAGCGCCATCTGTACGACCTGCCCGACGAAGACCGCCTGA
- a CDS encoding acyltransferase, which yields MSATSLRPPPSVRTGPARLIPRPSSHRDLPDRLDCLTSLRFFAAFAVFTHHFTGIGNHSGYGTAPLLFPYSLIGGHGVTFFFVLSGFLLAWGHRPGQHTGAFYWRRVTRIWPATLAAAPLAVYAFHVVPHKDIDGPSLLASLFLVQSWFPGVTPNLPGNGPTWTLGAELFFYALFPLVIRWARRTRTGVLLVVCGLGLVAMFATSVCANTLLDGPTSSWVQRHPVFFFPQFVLGLTMALALRRGWRVPVRPVVPLALLALVTYGYYQAKAACAPQAGAYLDAGIRPVLAVLAVLIVVAFAQREAAGHAGVLQSPVMVKLGMWSYSFYLVHHAVFRLCIERWGRAGDHNGVIIDLLGVAVLSLALSWAVFRYVEDPAARWLNRRMPQRWRKAKV from the coding sequence GTGTCTGCGACCTCGCTCCGTCCTCCGCCCTCCGTCCGCACGGGTCCCGCCCGCCTCATCCCGCGCCCCTCGTCCCACCGCGACCTCCCCGACCGGCTGGACTGCCTCACCAGCCTCCGGTTCTTCGCCGCGTTCGCGGTGTTCACGCACCACTTCACGGGGATCGGCAACCACTCCGGCTACGGCACGGCGCCCCTCCTCTTCCCGTACTCGCTGATCGGCGGGCACGGCGTGACCTTCTTCTTCGTACTGTCCGGGTTCCTGCTGGCGTGGGGTCACCGCCCCGGGCAGCACACCGGGGCGTTCTACTGGCGGCGGGTCACCCGGATCTGGCCCGCGACGCTCGCCGCGGCACCGCTGGCGGTGTACGCGTTCCACGTCGTTCCGCACAAGGACATCGACGGGCCCAGCCTGCTCGCCTCGCTGTTCCTGGTGCAGTCGTGGTTCCCGGGCGTGACGCCGAACCTGCCGGGCAACGGGCCCACCTGGACGCTCGGCGCGGAGCTGTTCTTCTACGCGCTGTTCCCGCTGGTGATCCGGTGGGCGCGGCGCACCAGGACGGGCGTGCTGCTGGTGGTGTGCGGGCTCGGGCTGGTGGCGATGTTCGCGACGAGCGTCTGCGCGAACACCCTCCTCGACGGGCCGACGTCGAGCTGGGTGCAGCGCCATCCGGTGTTCTTCTTCCCGCAGTTCGTGCTGGGGCTGACGATGGCGCTGGCGCTGCGGCGCGGGTGGCGGGTACCGGTGCGGCCGGTCGTTCCGCTGGCGCTGCTCGCCCTAGTGACGTACGGCTACTACCAGGCGAAGGCGGCGTGCGCGCCCCAGGCGGGGGCGTACCTCGACGCCGGGATCCGGCCGGTGCTGGCGGTCCTGGCCGTGCTGATCGTGGTGGCGTTCGCGCAGCGGGAGGCCGCCGGGCACGCGGGGGTGCTCCAGTCGCCGGTGATGGTGAAGCTCGGGATGTGGTCGTACTCCTTCTATCTCGTGCATCACGCCGTCTTCAGGCTGTGCATCGAGCGGTGGGGCCGCGCCGGGGACCACAACGGGGTGATCATCGACCTGCTGGGGGTCGCCGTCCTCTCTTTGGCCCTGTCGTGGGCCGTCTTCCGTTACGTGGAGGATCCGGCGGCCCGTTGGCTGAACCGGCGGATGCCGCAGCGGTGGAGGAAAGCGAAGGTCTAG
- a CDS encoding ABC transporter substrate-binding protein: MSVRHARTALVISAAVAALLPLTACGSDQPSEKKPQAKAAKGFPYTVENCGVKTTFTKAPERALPMNQHATEVLLELGLAKSITGSAYLDDKVLPKYAKEYDAIPVVAKEYPSQEKLLAANPDFVYGGYASAFDTKQGRGREDLKKSGIESRLNIEYCTEGSSAVDDIYREISEVGRTFGVADRADAWVAGAKRTIDGTAARLKDVKPVSVFAYDSGDKTAQTAGGKGMANEMITRAGGKNVMADIPKSFTDASWEQVVTRKPDVIMIIDYGSTTVEQKKKRLLDDPVLKDVPAIKNKKFAVMPLSEILVGVRAPAAIERLALQLHPELKK; this comes from the coding sequence ATGTCCGTCCGCCATGCCCGCACCGCGCTCGTCATATCCGCCGCAGTCGCGGCCCTGCTCCCGCTCACCGCCTGCGGCAGCGACCAGCCCAGCGAGAAGAAGCCGCAGGCCAAGGCCGCCAAGGGCTTCCCGTACACCGTCGAGAACTGCGGCGTGAAGACCACCTTCACCAAGGCCCCCGAGCGCGCCCTGCCCATGAACCAGCACGCCACCGAGGTGCTGCTGGAACTGGGCCTCGCCAAGTCCATCACCGGCTCCGCCTACCTCGACGACAAGGTGCTCCCGAAGTACGCGAAGGAGTACGACGCGATCCCGGTCGTCGCCAAGGAGTACCCCTCCCAGGAGAAGCTCCTCGCCGCCAACCCCGACTTCGTCTACGGCGGTTACGCCTCCGCCTTCGACACCAAGCAGGGCCGGGGCCGCGAGGACCTCAAGAAGTCCGGCATCGAGTCCCGCCTCAACATCGAGTACTGCACCGAGGGCTCCAGCGCCGTCGACGACATCTACCGCGAGATCTCCGAGGTCGGCCGCACCTTCGGCGTCGCGGACCGCGCCGACGCGTGGGTGGCCGGGGCGAAGAGGACCATCGACGGCACGGCGGCCCGGCTCAAGGACGTCAAGCCGGTCAGCGTCTTCGCGTACGACAGCGGGGACAAGACCGCCCAGACCGCCGGCGGCAAGGGCATGGCCAACGAGATGATCACCCGCGCGGGCGGCAAGAACGTCATGGCCGACATCCCGAAGTCCTTCACCGACGCCTCCTGGGAGCAGGTCGTCACCCGCAAGCCCGACGTCATCATGATCATCGACTACGGCTCGACGACCGTCGAACAGAAGAAGAAGCGGCTGCTCGACGACCCGGTGCTGAAGGACGTCCCGGCGATCAAGAACAAGAAGTTCGCCGTGATGCCGCTCTCCGAGATCCTCGTCGGCGTCCGCGCCCCCGCCGCCATCGAACGGCTCGCCCTCCAGCTCCACCCCGAGCTGAAGAAGTAG
- a CDS encoding iron ABC transporter permease translates to MSCKTPPARGPLRYTLVLTVLAAALAAAMIAGLALGQVRIPAGQVVEIVTGQAGPSPFRTIVLDVRMPRILLGAIVGAGLAVVGTVLQALVRNPLADPYLLGISSGASAGVVLVIVFGIGGGLGLATTVTMPAGAFAGSLLALVLVYTLARRGGQMTGTRLVLAGVAVAYVLSALTSLVMVTSAKREQFQEAMYWTLGGLGSARWDMLPLPAVVLAAGTVLLVALARPLDLMLVGEEGATVLGLDTSRFRAGVFVLTSLVTGVLVSVSGAIGFIGLLVPHAARMLVGASHRTLLPVVALAGAAFLVLADLGARVIAEPQDIPVGILTALIGGPFFLWLLRRRPEGMPS, encoded by the coding sequence GTGAGCTGCAAGACTCCGCCCGCTCGCGGGCCGCTCCGCTACACCCTCGTCCTGACGGTCCTCGCCGCAGCCCTCGCGGCGGCGATGATCGCCGGGCTGGCCCTCGGGCAGGTCCGCATTCCCGCCGGGCAGGTCGTCGAGATCGTCACCGGGCAGGCCGGGCCGAGCCCCTTCCGCACGATCGTGCTGGACGTGCGCATGCCGCGCATCCTGCTCGGGGCGATCGTCGGAGCGGGGCTGGCCGTGGTCGGCACGGTGCTCCAGGCGCTCGTACGCAACCCGCTGGCCGATCCGTACCTGCTCGGGATCTCCTCCGGGGCGTCGGCGGGGGTCGTGCTCGTCATCGTCTTCGGGATCGGCGGCGGGCTGGGGCTCGCGACGACCGTGACCATGCCCGCCGGGGCGTTCGCGGGGTCGCTGCTCGCGCTGGTCCTCGTGTACACGCTGGCCCGGCGCGGGGGGCAGATGACGGGGACGCGGCTGGTGCTGGCGGGGGTCGCGGTCGCGTACGTCCTGTCGGCGCTGACCAGTCTCGTCATGGTCACCTCCGCCAAGCGGGAGCAGTTCCAGGAGGCCATGTACTGGACGCTGGGCGGGCTCGGGAGTGCCCGGTGGGACATGCTGCCGCTGCCTGCGGTGGTGCTGGCGGCCGGGACCGTGCTGCTCGTCGCCCTCGCCCGACCGCTGGATCTGATGCTGGTGGGGGAGGAGGGGGCGACCGTCCTCGGGCTCGACACGTCGCGGTTCCGGGCGGGGGTCTTCGTCCTCACGTCGTTGGTCACGGGGGTGCTGGTGTCCGTGTCCGGGGCGATCGGCTTCATCGGGCTGCTGGTCCCGCACGCCGCGCGGATGCTCGTCGGCGCCTCGCACCGGACGCTGCTGCCGGTCGTCGCGCTGGCGGGGGCCGCCTTCTTGGTCCTCGCTGATCTGGGCGCGCGTGTCATTGCGGAGCCGCAGGACATTCCGGTGGGGATCCTCACCGCCCTGATCGGCGGGCCCTTCTTCCTGTGGCTCCTGCGGAGGAGGCCGGAGGGGATGCCGTCGTGA